From one Anaeromyxobacter diazotrophicus genomic stretch:
- a CDS encoding sigma-54-dependent transcriptional regulator — protein sequence MDNNIEKAVRVLVVDDEPVLLKALEALLTKKGHQVTALDSPITATQRLAAEDFDVALLDVKMPDLSGLELLTAVKHRRPEVEVIMMTGHATVETALAAVKAGAYDYLTKPFDDVELVARAVAKAAERKALFDRNRALETALREKEGAPPADGLVGNSGAMRDVTRMIDAVAYSAATVLVQGESGTGKELVARALHAKSPRRSQPFVALNCGALTETLLESELFGHVKGAFTGAQRDQKGLFDAADGGTIFLDEIGDIPPATQVRLLRVLQEGEVKRVGSAESIKVDVRVIAATHRDLPKLVKAGKFREDLFYRLNVIAIPLPPLRERIEDVPLLAHHFLRRYTDRLAKKVKTLSPEAIELLCGYRWPGNVRELENAIERAVVLCRGESITPVDLPPAISGRTAPLIREAPAPGDDAGWLSMSYAAAKEQSLRRFEKTYVEALMRACDNNISAAARKAGMDRSNFKRVLRKYRTDVEGDAGDDAPEAPPRASA from the coding sequence ATGGACAACAACATCGAGAAGGCGGTCCGCGTCCTGGTCGTCGACGACGAGCCGGTGCTGCTCAAGGCGCTCGAGGCGCTGCTCACGAAGAAGGGGCACCAGGTCACGGCGCTCGACTCGCCCATCACCGCCACCCAGCGGCTGGCGGCCGAGGACTTCGACGTCGCGCTGCTCGACGTCAAGATGCCCGACCTGTCCGGCCTGGAGCTCCTCACCGCGGTGAAGCACCGCCGGCCGGAGGTCGAGGTCATCATGATGACCGGCCACGCCACCGTCGAGACGGCGCTGGCCGCCGTCAAGGCGGGGGCCTACGACTACCTCACCAAGCCCTTCGACGACGTGGAGCTGGTGGCGCGGGCCGTGGCCAAGGCGGCCGAGCGCAAGGCGCTCTTCGACCGCAACCGCGCGCTGGAGACGGCGCTGCGCGAGAAGGAGGGAGCGCCCCCCGCCGACGGCCTGGTGGGCAACTCCGGCGCCATGCGCGACGTGACGCGCATGATCGACGCGGTGGCCTACAGCGCCGCCACCGTGCTGGTGCAGGGCGAGAGCGGCACCGGCAAGGAGCTCGTGGCGCGCGCCCTCCACGCCAAGAGCCCGCGGCGCAGCCAGCCGTTCGTCGCGCTCAACTGCGGCGCGCTCACCGAGACCCTGCTCGAGTCGGAGCTGTTCGGGCACGTCAAGGGCGCCTTCACCGGCGCGCAGCGCGACCAGAAGGGCCTGTTCGACGCGGCCGACGGCGGCACCATCTTCCTCGACGAGATCGGCGACATCCCGCCCGCCACCCAGGTCCGGCTGCTGCGCGTGCTGCAGGAGGGCGAGGTGAAGCGCGTCGGCTCGGCCGAGTCGATCAAGGTGGACGTGCGGGTGATCGCCGCCACCCACCGCGACCTGCCGAAGCTGGTGAAGGCCGGCAAGTTCCGCGAGGACCTCTTCTACCGGCTCAACGTCATCGCCATCCCGCTGCCGCCGCTGCGCGAGCGCATCGAGGACGTGCCGCTCCTCGCCCACCACTTCCTGCGCCGGTACACCGACCGGCTGGCGAAGAAGGTGAAGACGCTCTCGCCGGAGGCCATCGAGCTGCTCTGCGGCTACCGCTGGCCGGGCAACGTCCGCGAGCTCGAGAACGCCATCGAGCGGGCGGTGGTCCTCTGCCGCGGCGAGTCCATCACCCCGGTCGACCTCCCGCCCGCCATCAGCGGCCGCACCGCCCCGCTCATCCGCGAGGCCCCGGCCCCGGGCGACGACGCCGGCTGGCTCTCCATGAGCTACGCCGCCGCCAAGGAGCAGTCGCTCCGGCGCTTCGAGAAGACCTACGTCGAGGCGCTCATGCGCGCCTGCGACAACAACATCTCCGCCGCGGCCCGCAAGGCCGGGATGGACCGCTCGAACTTCAAGCGCGTGCTGCGGAAGTACCGCACCGACGTCGAGGGCGACGCCGGCGACGACGCGCCCGAGGCTCCTCCGCGCGCCAGCGCGTAG
- a CDS encoding ATP-binding protein → MEAQIHPIAGPGEVAHGGASILVVDDDEHVRRALKRVLKRASCVVHEAPDAEHALALLAVEPVHVVVSDYRMPGMSGVEFLRVVKERWPRVQRVLLTGQADTAAIEEAVNHSEIFRFIWKPWDDGHLLLTVQSAIDQYWLLVENVRLSDLLTERNAELELSNRALEAKVEQRSQALTRAAHEWRACFDAIEDPLAIIKGDGEVVRGNAAFAREAGAALHGVPGLRSDGGGFGKLPCPRGGHEEDEAASPLERRAFEAQAGDRTWLVRTFPFPEGGVVAVWKDVTEEREVTWRLLQAEKMAAVGQLAGGVAHEINNPLGGILAFAQLMAQDDRSAQDQESLRLIQDAALRAKRIVESLLRFSRRPRQDERGEVDLAKLAEDALFLTQPQMKGRQVEVVRHLAPARAFANGNQIQQIAVNLLVNALQAVGQKGKVTVTTGVGPSGRARLTVADDGPGVPLQIAGRIFEPFFTTKPEGQGTGLGLSICYRIAEEHGGSIHYEPVPEGGASFVVEIPPAPSKS, encoded by the coding sequence ATGGAGGCTCAGATCCATCCCATCGCCGGCCCCGGCGAGGTCGCCCACGGCGGCGCCTCGATCCTCGTCGTCGACGACGACGAGCACGTCCGCCGCGCGCTGAAGCGCGTGCTGAAGCGCGCCAGCTGCGTCGTGCACGAGGCGCCCGACGCCGAGCACGCGCTCGCCCTCCTGGCCGTCGAGCCGGTGCACGTGGTGGTCTCCGACTACCGCATGCCAGGCATGTCCGGGGTCGAGTTCCTGCGCGTCGTGAAGGAGCGCTGGCCCCGGGTGCAGCGGGTCCTCCTCACCGGCCAGGCGGACACCGCCGCCATCGAGGAGGCGGTCAACCACTCCGAGATCTTCCGCTTCATCTGGAAGCCGTGGGACGACGGGCACCTCCTGCTCACCGTCCAGAGCGCCATCGACCAGTACTGGCTGCTGGTCGAGAACGTCCGGCTGTCCGACCTCCTCACCGAGCGCAACGCCGAGCTCGAGCTCTCGAACCGCGCCCTCGAGGCGAAGGTCGAGCAGCGCTCGCAGGCGCTGACCCGCGCCGCGCACGAGTGGCGCGCGTGCTTCGACGCGATCGAGGACCCGCTCGCCATCATCAAGGGCGACGGCGAGGTGGTGCGCGGCAACGCCGCCTTCGCCCGCGAGGCGGGCGCCGCGCTGCACGGGGTCCCCGGCCTGCGCTCCGACGGCGGCGGCTTCGGGAAGCTCCCCTGCCCGCGGGGCGGCCACGAGGAGGACGAGGCGGCGTCGCCGCTCGAGCGCCGGGCCTTCGAGGCGCAGGCGGGCGATCGCACCTGGCTCGTGCGGACCTTCCCCTTCCCCGAGGGAGGGGTGGTGGCGGTGTGGAAGGACGTCACCGAGGAGCGCGAGGTCACCTGGCGGCTCCTGCAGGCGGAGAAGATGGCCGCCGTCGGGCAGCTCGCCGGCGGCGTCGCCCACGAGATCAACAACCCGCTCGGCGGCATCCTCGCCTTCGCCCAGCTCATGGCGCAGGACGATCGCTCGGCGCAGGACCAGGAGTCGCTCCGGCTCATCCAGGACGCGGCGCTCCGGGCGAAGCGCATCGTCGAGTCGCTCCTGCGCTTCTCCCGCCGGCCGCGGCAGGACGAGCGCGGCGAGGTGGACCTGGCGAAGCTCGCCGAGGACGCGCTCTTCCTCACCCAGCCGCAGATGAAGGGGCGGCAGGTCGAGGTCGTCCGTCACCTGGCGCCGGCCCGCGCCTTCGCCAACGGCAACCAGATCCAGCAGATCGCGGTGAACCTGCTCGTGAACGCGCTGCAGGCGGTCGGGCAGAAGGGCAAGGTCACCGTCACCACCGGCGTCGGCCCGAGCGGGCGCGCGCGGCTCACCGTCGCCGACGACGGGCCGGGCGTGCCGCTGCAGATCGCCGGGCGGATCTTCGAGCCGTTCTTCACCACCAAACCGGAGGGCCAGGGCACCGGGCTCGGGCTCTCCATCTGCTACCGCATCGCCGAGGAGCACGGGGGCAGCATCCACTACGAGCCGGTGCCGGAGGGCGGGGCTTCGTTCGTGGTCGAGATCCCGCCGGCGCCGTCGAAGTCATGA
- a CDS encoding response regulator produces MSSVSVLIVDDEESVRSALRRTLRKTGYELLFASGGAAALGVLEERAVDVLLSDHFMPGMTGLELMRAVKRTHPHTARVMLTGNADLPTAMAAIRDGDIDRFLTKPWDDAELRQAVQLQAEKARAQAEARGAPARAPSVPPAMAPAPALTPAPAPAPTAAEGASARPELVHSQQVAAARVLIVEDSRTQAEWLAEVLAREGYEVQVAPDGREAIRRVRTEPPDLVLLDMILPDMDGLEVLRIVKARADEQFIPVILLSVKGDLDSRVAGLRIGADDFLAKPFADAEIQARAAAMLRIKSLQDQLRSAKSELEKLSVTDGLTGLYNHRHFQDRLREEFRRCQRYSDPVSLLMLDLDHFKDVNDRYGHPFGDRVLRETAELLRSSVREPDICARYGGEEFAIILPKTHLQGALTVAERVFKSLRQKTYPLDGVGSEPERASVIRITASAGLAFYPSKDVTTPEALVKFADEALYRAKREGRDTICLYQAQSYRYDAGVR; encoded by the coding sequence ATGTCGAGTGTCTCGGTCCTGATCGTCGACGACGAAGAGAGCGTCCGCTCCGCGCTGCGTCGAACCCTGCGCAAGACCGGCTACGAGCTGCTCTTCGCGTCCGGGGGCGCGGCGGCGCTGGGGGTCCTCGAGGAGCGCGCGGTGGACGTGCTGCTCTCGGATCACTTCATGCCGGGGATGACCGGGCTCGAGCTGATGCGCGCCGTGAAGCGCACCCACCCCCACACCGCCCGCGTGATGCTCACCGGGAACGCCGATCTCCCCACCGCCATGGCCGCCATCCGCGACGGCGACATCGACCGTTTCCTGACGAAGCCCTGGGACGACGCGGAGCTGCGCCAGGCGGTCCAGCTGCAGGCGGAGAAGGCGCGCGCCCAGGCCGAGGCGCGGGGCGCGCCGGCGCGCGCACCCTCCGTCCCCCCGGCGATGGCTCCGGCCCCCGCCCTCACGCCCGCTCCCGCCCCCGCTCCCACGGCGGCCGAGGGTGCCAGCGCGCGTCCCGAACTGGTACATTCGCAGCAGGTGGCAGCGGCCCGCGTCCTCATCGTCGAAGACTCCCGCACCCAGGCCGAGTGGCTGGCGGAGGTCCTCGCGCGCGAGGGGTACGAGGTCCAGGTGGCGCCGGACGGGCGTGAGGCCATCCGCCGGGTCAGGACGGAGCCCCCGGATCTGGTGCTGCTCGACATGATCCTGCCCGACATGGACGGCCTCGAGGTGCTGCGCATCGTGAAGGCGCGCGCCGACGAGCAGTTCATCCCGGTCATCCTGCTCTCGGTGAAGGGCGACCTCGACTCGCGGGTGGCGGGCCTGCGCATCGGCGCCGACGACTTCCTGGCCAAGCCCTTCGCCGACGCCGAGATCCAGGCGCGCGCGGCGGCCATGCTGCGCATCAAGTCGCTGCAGGATCAGCTCCGCTCGGCGAAGTCGGAGCTGGAGAAGCTCTCGGTCACCGACGGCCTGACCGGCCTCTACAACCACCGCCACTTCCAGGACCGGCTGCGCGAGGAGTTCCGCCGCTGCCAGCGCTACAGCGACCCCGTCTCGCTGCTCATGCTCGACCTCGACCACTTCAAGGACGTGAACGACCGCTACGGTCACCCCTTCGGCGACCGGGTGCTGCGGGAGACGGCGGAGCTGCTCAGGTCGAGCGTCCGCGAGCCGGACATCTGCGCGCGCTACGGCGGCGAGGAGTTCGCCATCATCCTCCCGAAGACCCACCTCCAGGGCGCGCTCACGGTGGCGGAGCGGGTGTTCAAGTCGCTGCGCCAGAAGACCTACCCGCTGGACGGGGTCGGCTCCGAGCCGGAGCGGGCGTCGGTCATCCGGATCACCGCCTCCGCCGGGCTGGCCTTCTACCCGTCGAAGGACGTCACCACCCCGGAGGCGCTCGTGAAGTTCGCCGACGAGGCCCTCTACCGCGCGAAGCGCGAAGGCCGCGACACCATCTGCCTCTACCAGGCGCAGTCGTACCGCTACGACGCCGGGGTGCGTTGA
- a CDS encoding cob(I)yrinic acid a,c-diamide adenosyltransferase yields MKIYTKTGDAGETGLFGGPRVAKDDARVEAYGAVDELNAVLGAARARGADADLGALLAAIQDQLFTLGAALATPPAAAKARAALPPLDPAWTAALEAAVDRLEGELAPLRHFVLPGGAPLAADLHVARAVCRRAERRVVALHHHEPVAAEVLAYLNRLSDFLFVAARAANRRAGVPEPIWDPRARR; encoded by the coding sequence ATGAAAATCTACACGAAGACGGGCGACGCCGGAGAGACGGGCCTCTTCGGGGGACCGCGGGTGGCCAAGGACGACGCGCGGGTCGAGGCGTACGGCGCGGTCGACGAGCTCAACGCCGTCCTCGGCGCCGCGCGGGCGCGGGGCGCGGACGCGGACCTGGGCGCGCTGCTCGCCGCCATCCAGGACCAGCTCTTCACGCTGGGTGCCGCCCTGGCGACGCCCCCGGCCGCCGCCAAGGCGCGCGCCGCGCTGCCGCCGCTCGATCCGGCCTGGACGGCGGCGCTGGAGGCGGCCGTCGACCGGCTGGAGGGGGAGCTCGCCCCGCTCCGCCACTTCGTCCTCCCGGGCGGCGCGCCGCTGGCGGCCGACCTCCACGTCGCGCGCGCCGTCTGCCGGCGCGCCGAGCGGCGGGTGGTGGCGCTCCACCACCACGAGCCGGTGGCGGCGGAGGTGCTCGCCTACCTGAACCGGCTGTCGGACTTCCTCTTCGTCGCCGCCCGCGCCGCCAACCGGCGCGCCGGGGTGCCGGAGCCGATCTGGGACCCGAGGGCGCGGCGGTGA
- a CDS encoding SDR family oxidoreductase, protein MRRVALVTGAGVRVGEAIARDLARQGWRVAAHYHAHRPRAPLVPLQADLALPTGPDALARAFRARFDRLDLLVCSAAAFEARPLAATDAAAFDAQMDLNARAPLLLARALAPLLRRSAGSIVNVADVGGGLVAWKGFAAYAASKAALVRLTECLALELAPKVRVNAVAPGTVLWPERYPASQRRELTRRIPLGRAGTPGDVAAAVRYLADAPFVTGAVLPVDGGRHLAGRSG, encoded by the coding sequence GTGAGGCGCGTCGCGCTCGTCACCGGCGCCGGCGTGCGCGTGGGCGAGGCCATCGCCCGGGACCTGGCGCGCCAGGGCTGGCGCGTGGCGGCGCACTACCACGCGCACCGGCCCCGCGCGCCGCTCGTGCCGCTCCAGGCCGACCTGGCCCTGCCCACCGGGCCGGACGCGCTGGCGCGCGCCTTCCGCGCGCGGTTCGACCGGCTCGATCTCCTCGTCTGCTCGGCGGCCGCCTTCGAGGCCCGGCCGCTCGCGGCCACCGACGCGGCGGCCTTCGACGCGCAGATGGACCTCAACGCGCGCGCGCCGTTGCTCCTCGCCCGCGCGCTGGCTCCCCTCCTGCGGCGGAGCGCGGGCTCCATCGTCAACGTGGCGGACGTCGGCGGCGGGCTCGTGGCCTGGAAGGGCTTCGCCGCCTACGCGGCCTCCAAGGCGGCGCTGGTGCGCCTCACCGAGTGCCTGGCGCTCGAGCTGGCGCCGAAGGTGCGCGTGAACGCCGTCGCGCCGGGGACGGTCCTCTGGCCGGAGCGCTACCCGGCGAGCCAGCGCCGGGAGCTCACGCGCCGCATCCCGCTCGGCCGCGCGGGCACGCCTGGCGACGTCGCGGCGGCCGTCCGGTACCTGGCGGACGCGCCCTTCGTCACCGGCGCGGTGCTCCCGGTGGACGGCGGGCGCCACCTCGCCGGCCGCTCGGGCTGA
- the erpA gene encoding iron-sulfur cluster insertion protein ErpA — translation METTLVNPTTRSAPAEPATGSPLHFTAKAVEMVRDAMTRENLTGYGIRIGVVGGGCSGFQYSMDFENAEKDGDAVYEQDGLKLYVDPMSSMYLQGVTVDYVVGLQGAGFKFVNPNARNTCGCGQSFSY, via the coding sequence ATGGAGACCACCCTCGTCAACCCGACCACCCGCAGCGCCCCCGCCGAGCCGGCCACGGGCAGCCCGCTCCACTTCACGGCCAAGGCGGTCGAGATGGTGCGGGACGCGATGACGCGCGAGAACCTCACCGGCTACGGCATCCGCATCGGCGTCGTGGGCGGGGGCTGCTCGGGGTTCCAGTACTCGATGGACTTCGAGAACGCCGAGAAGGACGGCGACGCGGTCTACGAGCAGGACGGGCTCAAGCTCTACGTCGATCCGATGAGCTCGATGTACCTGCAGGGGGTCACGGTCGACTACGTGGTCGGCCTCCAGGGCGCGGGGTTCAAGTTCGTGAACCCGAACGCTCGGAACACCTGCGGCTGCGGCCAGAGCTTTAGTTACTAG
- a CDS encoding MBL fold metallo-hydrolase encodes MLVVRHAVVGPFAENTYLVGDSETGEAALVDPGGELDRILPLREPGGLRVGRILLTHGHIDHAAGCAAAMKRLGAPCQIHPADVPWLEALPQQAAMFGFEEEGLAEPPQVGHHHQDGEPFALGRQAGRILHTPGHSAGSCCLFFEEARVLFAGDTLFAGSVGRTDLPGGDFEALERSIREKLFPLGDDVRFYPGHGPSGLLGDERRANPFVGEASRRGRFV; translated from the coding sequence TTGCTCGTCGTCCGGCACGCCGTCGTCGGCCCGTTCGCCGAGAACACCTACCTCGTCGGCGACAGCGAGACGGGTGAGGCGGCGCTCGTCGATCCCGGGGGCGAGCTCGATCGGATCCTGCCGCTGCGTGAGCCCGGAGGGCTCCGCGTCGGCAGGATCCTGCTCACCCACGGGCACATCGATCACGCCGCGGGCTGCGCCGCCGCCATGAAGCGGCTCGGGGCGCCCTGCCAGATCCACCCGGCCGACGTCCCCTGGCTCGAGGCCTTGCCCCAGCAGGCCGCCATGTTCGGGTTCGAGGAGGAGGGGCTCGCCGAGCCTCCCCAGGTCGGCCACCACCACCAGGACGGCGAGCCGTTCGCGCTGGGGCGACAGGCGGGCCGCATCCTCCACACCCCCGGCCACTCGGCCGGCTCGTGCTGCCTCTTCTTCGAGGAGGCGCGGGTGCTCTTCGCGGGCGACACCCTGTTCGCCGGCTCGGTGGGCCGGACCGACCTCCCCGGCGGCGACTTCGAGGCGCTCGAGCGCTCCATCCGCGAGAAGCTCTTCCCGCTCGGCGACGACGTGCGCTTCTACCCCGGGCACGGGCCCTCGGGCCTGCTCGGCGACGAGCGGCGGGCGAACCCGTTCGTGGGCGAGGCGAGCCGGCGCGGCCGGTTCGTCTGA
- a CDS encoding enoyl-ACP reductase FabI, whose protein sequence is MPGDDTTRTTQEHGAAAEGTLMAGKRALITGVANDRSIAWAIAQAFQRQGAELAFTYPGEAMGKRVIPLVQPMAKAILDCDVQSDEQIARSAEEIARVWDRIDVLVHSIAYAPREALGGRFTDVTTRDAWRTALEVSAYSLVALSRAYKPLMKPGASIITISYFAAEKVVTNYNVMGVAKAALECSVRYLAQDLGQDGIRVNAISAGPLKTLAAAGIKGMRAMLGENAEKTPLRRNIDHEDVGGAAVYLCSDLAKNVTGETLHVDAGQNIMAGVSMQ, encoded by the coding sequence ATGCCTGGCGACGACACCACGAGGACCACGCAGGAGCATGGCGCAGCCGCCGAGGGCACGCTCATGGCGGGCAAGCGCGCGCTCATCACCGGCGTCGCGAACGACCGGAGCATCGCGTGGGCCATCGCGCAGGCGTTCCAGCGCCAGGGCGCGGAGCTCGCCTTCACCTACCCGGGCGAGGCGATGGGCAAGCGGGTCATCCCGCTCGTGCAGCCGATGGCGAAGGCCATCCTCGACTGCGACGTGCAGAGCGACGAGCAGATCGCCCGCAGCGCCGAGGAGATCGCGCGCGTCTGGGACCGCATCGACGTGCTGGTGCACTCGATCGCCTACGCGCCGCGCGAGGCGCTGGGGGGCCGCTTCACCGACGTCACCACCCGCGACGCCTGGCGGACCGCCCTCGAGGTGTCGGCCTACTCCCTGGTGGCGCTCTCCCGCGCCTACAAGCCGCTCATGAAGCCGGGCGCGAGCATCATCACCATCAGCTACTTCGCCGCCGAGAAGGTGGTCACGAACTACAACGTGATGGGCGTCGCCAAGGCCGCGCTCGAGTGCAGCGTGCGCTACCTGGCGCAGGACCTCGGGCAGGACGGCATCCGGGTGAACGCCATCAGCGCCGGGCCGCTCAAGACGCTCGCCGCCGCCGGGATCAAGGGCATGCGCGCCATGCTGGGCGAGAACGCCGAGAAGACGCCGCTCCGCCGCAACATCGACCACGAGGACGTCGGCGGCGCGGCCGTCTACCTCTGCTCGGACCTCGCCAAGAACGTGACCGGCGAGACGCTCCACGTCGACGCGGGCCAGAACATCATGGCCGGCGTCAGCATGCAGTAG
- the mobA gene encoding molybdenum cofactor guanylyltransferase, with amino-acid sequence MAPKPHRPRLPDCTGALVAGGQGSRLGGAAKGLLRLGGEPLVARALRVFDGLFAESVLVANDAAPYAALPVRATPDLLPGRGAPGGLHAALSAARTRWVFTAACDMPFLDAAQIAWLAARREGAPAVAVVWRGRLQPLHAFWSTACLPEIDRLLRQGQPSMWQLATAVGARLVPEESWREVDPEGRAFENVNTPEDAARLGLEVP; translated from the coding sequence ATGGCGCCAAAGCCTCACCGCCCTCGACTGCCCGACTGCACCGGCGCGCTCGTGGCCGGCGGCCAGGGCAGCCGCCTCGGCGGCGCCGCGAAGGGCCTCCTCCGGCTCGGCGGCGAGCCGCTCGTCGCCCGCGCGCTGCGCGTCTTCGACGGCCTCTTCGCGGAGTCCGTGCTGGTCGCGAACGACGCCGCGCCCTATGCCGCGCTCCCGGTGCGGGCCACGCCCGACCTGCTCCCAGGCCGCGGCGCGCCCGGCGGCCTGCACGCGGCGCTCTCCGCCGCGCGCACGCGCTGGGTGTTCACGGCGGCCTGCGACATGCCCTTCCTCGACGCGGCGCAGATCGCCTGGCTCGCCGCGCGGCGCGAGGGCGCGCCGGCGGTGGCGGTCGTGTGGCGCGGACGGCTGCAGCCGCTCCACGCCTTCTGGTCCACCGCCTGCCTGCCGGAGATCGACCGGCTCCTCCGTCAGGGCCAGCCCTCGATGTGGCAGCTCGCCACCGCGGTCGGCGCCCGGCTCGTGCCGGAGGAGTCCTGGCGCGAGGTCGATCCGGAGGGGCGCGCCTTCGAGAACGTGAACACGCCGGAGGACGCGGCGCGGCTCGGGCTCGAGGTGCCGTAG
- a CDS encoding DUF3187 family protein — protein sequence MRLLLPLLAALVAVAPAAPAAAELPPAAAGASFGAAPLGLGTPGPFRQLFLDPPLSDARAVGTPSLSARLESANSWSVPALFGRGGRVVAVQNDVEADALVLSVRLPWTLLAPGGFRERLTTTLGWRATAFWGGFEDGGIEAWHGLVGAYNFQRQLYPRDHIHLRLLEPGGPRALDLESGRFSAGDLVLATQALLASGGRAEARGSPPEAPAWGISARLDLKLPTGSLAQAGGSGGFDAGVALLGSFELTRWAVLHGMLFGTATSALASSVALQPRTFHAGVDLSLAVLLGPVTLLAEDRYLSALMEGGWTSLDGGSDDAYISSAYAALFRPHNQVSFGLRWRELTLSFSEDFTPGSNPRGARSWFYNENAPDTVLALTFTLPL from the coding sequence GTGCGCCTCCTCCTCCCGCTCCTCGCCGCCCTGGTGGCCGTCGCGCCGGCCGCGCCCGCCGCGGCCGAGCTTCCGCCCGCCGCCGCGGGCGCGTCCTTCGGCGCCGCGCCGCTCGGGCTCGGCACGCCCGGCCCGTTCCGGCAGCTCTTCCTCGACCCGCCGCTCTCGGACGCGCGCGCGGTGGGCACGCCGTCGCTCTCGGCGCGGCTCGAGAGCGCCAACAGCTGGTCCGTCCCGGCGCTCTTCGGCCGCGGCGGGCGGGTGGTGGCGGTGCAGAACGACGTCGAGGCGGACGCCCTCGTCCTCTCGGTCCGGCTGCCCTGGACCCTCCTCGCGCCGGGCGGCTTCCGGGAGCGGCTCACCACCACCCTCGGCTGGCGCGCCACCGCGTTCTGGGGCGGCTTCGAGGACGGGGGCATCGAGGCGTGGCACGGCCTCGTCGGTGCCTACAACTTCCAGCGCCAGCTCTACCCGCGCGACCACATCCACCTGCGCCTCCTGGAGCCGGGGGGGCCGCGCGCGCTCGACCTGGAGTCCGGGCGGTTCTCGGCCGGCGACCTCGTGCTCGCGACGCAGGCGCTGCTCGCCTCCGGCGGCCGGGCCGAGGCGCGCGGCTCTCCGCCCGAGGCGCCGGCCTGGGGGATCTCGGCCCGCCTCGACCTGAAGCTCCCCACCGGCTCGCTGGCGCAGGCGGGCGGGTCGGGCGGCTTCGACGCGGGCGTGGCGCTGCTCGGGTCGTTCGAGCTCACCCGCTGGGCGGTGCTGCACGGGATGCTCTTCGGCACCGCGACCTCGGCGCTCGCCTCGTCGGTGGCGCTGCAGCCCCGCACCTTCCACGCCGGCGTCGACCTCTCGCTCGCGGTGCTGCTCGGGCCGGTGACCCTGCTGGCCGAGGACCGCTACCTCTCGGCGCTCATGGAGGGCGGCTGGACCTCGCTCGACGGCGGGAGCGACGACGCCTACATCTCGTCGGCCTACGCGGCGCTCTTCCGGCCGCACAACCAGGTCTCCTTCGGCCTGCGCTGGCGGGAGCTCACCCTCTCCTTCTCCGAGGACTTCACCCCCGGCTCGAACCCGCGCGGCGCCCGCTCCTGGTTTTACAACGAGAACGCGCCCGACACGGTGCTCGCGCTCACCTTCACGCTGCCGCTCTGA